Proteins encoded within one genomic window of Guyparkeria hydrothermalis:
- a CDS encoding ATP-binding cassette domain-containing protein translates to MPRPERSSPPTAASRPVITARGLLKCFGDLRAVDEVSFDIAAGRCFGFLGPNGAGKTTTLKMLMGLSDFDAGELSVLGNVLPAEARAIRARVGLVPQGDNLDPDFTVRENLFMYARFFGLAREDVARRVDRLLEFANLTHKADARVDQLSGGMQRRLTIARALVNDPEVVILDEPTSGLDPQVRHVIWGRLAELRSRGVTLVLTTHYMEEAERLCDELVVMDHGRILDQGSPGELIRRHVEPDVIELRGSVSDGVFATLTSMALRVERHGTAVYVYTRAPAPILDFLGQPDGLTVIHRRAGLEDVFLHLTGRELRE, encoded by the coding sequence ATGCCGAGACCTGAACGCTCATCGCCGCCGACCGCCGCTTCCCGCCCGGTAATCACCGCGCGCGGGCTGCTCAAGTGCTTCGGTGACCTGCGTGCCGTCGACGAGGTCTCATTCGACATCGCTGCGGGGCGCTGTTTCGGCTTTCTCGGGCCCAATGGTGCGGGCAAGACCACCACGCTGAAGATGCTGATGGGCCTGTCGGATTTCGATGCCGGCGAACTGTCTGTCCTGGGAAACGTGCTTCCGGCCGAGGCCCGGGCCATCCGTGCACGTGTTGGCCTGGTGCCGCAGGGCGACAATCTCGACCCGGATTTCACCGTCCGGGAGAACCTGTTCATGTACGCGCGTTTCTTCGGGCTGGCCCGAGAGGATGTCGCGCGACGGGTCGACCGGCTGCTGGAGTTCGCCAACCTGACCCACAAGGCTGATGCCCGTGTCGACCAGTTGAGTGGTGGCATGCAGCGGCGCCTGACCATCGCCCGCGCGCTGGTGAACGACCCGGAAGTCGTGATCCTCGACGAGCCGACGTCAGGGCTCGATCCGCAGGTCCGGCACGTCATCTGGGGGCGTCTGGCCGAACTGCGTTCCCGCGGGGTGACGCTGGTGCTGACCACGCACTACATGGAGGAGGCCGAACGACTCTGCGATGAGCTAGTGGTGATGGATCACGGCCGCATCCTCGACCAGGGCTCGCCCGGCGAGCTGATCCGGCGGCATGTCGAGCCCGACGTGATCGAGTTGCGCGGTTCGGTGAGCGACGGGGTGTTTGCCACGCTGACCTCCATGGCGTTGCGGGTCGAGCGCCACGGCACGGCGGTCTATGTCTACACCCGTGCGCCGGCACCGATCCTCGACTTCCTCGGCCAGCCCGACGGCCTGACCGTCATCCACCGTCGCGCCGGGCTCGAGGACGTGTTCCTGCATCTCACCGGCCGGGAGCTCCGCGAATGA
- a CDS encoding PAS domain-containing protein: MSRPMVHTRRPGLRGVWLMVLAGWLALGIFGGLAIQKEYEQAVVERGDRLLETADYALESRKAELARIARILALDERVRDLLSRAKAMVALEGGGGGGEEAAQLRRDLAHAVTPIATELIHGEDRVLQFHLGPDAISFLRVHAPDRFGDELASLRPLLANVYRRGEGAIGFEIGRVYSGFRAVEPVWAPNPAGSSRVVGTVEVGTGIAPIDSYLSSSRHARAALLLPAELAEENMWAEVRDKRDIAPVGSGEYYLDGPAVDHPGLSAALGLIDATPSARWQFAANGAHWVAVSRPVPVVGQDDGKAARVVAVESITNLHATMESRLVTLATAVIVAIALTTLALWLLSRWQRTRWMVVVDQAEAERDALFELSPQPLELTDMQGRSLLTNEAFRRTFGPRDADEPLGWESRGLTGLQLEAFERAIAHGERWNGALKLPALHGGAGWFRVQVVPIRDESGGPGRLWWFFQDVDRERRAAAVAQAERDRLDAFLAASPAVIYTYLADMPDRLEYVSANIEEILGYTPDALIDGPDWWEQTLHPADRDRALAEADFSQWSNDSKRSRYRLLRPDGSALWVTDHARLLRDESGRPERVVGALIDSRETVALEAKVAESERLYRSIVEGVEEAIFLVRVEPDGVFRYLASNPSHERATGLARETLAGATPEEMLSPENARHVEAQYRQCLEAGHAIRYRETLDLPAGRTEWRTTLTPIRDETGRFSLIAGVAARIDPDD; this comes from the coding sequence ATGTCGCGACCGATGGTGCACACCCGGCGGCCAGGCCTGCGTGGTGTTTGGTTGATGGTGCTGGCGGGGTGGCTGGCGCTGGGTATCTTCGGCGGGCTGGCGATCCAGAAGGAGTACGAGCAGGCGGTGGTCGAGCGGGGCGACCGGCTGCTCGAGACCGCCGATTACGCGCTGGAAAGTCGCAAGGCCGAGCTGGCACGGATCGCCCGTATTCTGGCGCTCGACGAGCGCGTCCGGGATCTCCTGTCCCGGGCGAAGGCCATGGTCGCCCTCGAAGGTGGCGGTGGCGGTGGCGAGGAGGCCGCCCAGCTGCGCCGCGACCTGGCCCATGCGGTCACCCCGATCGCCACCGAGCTGATCCACGGTGAGGATCGGGTGCTGCAGTTCCACCTGGGCCCGGATGCGATCAGCTTCCTGCGCGTACACGCCCCGGATCGGTTCGGCGACGAGCTGGCCTCGCTTCGACCGCTGCTTGCGAATGTCTATCGGCGCGGCGAGGGGGCAATCGGTTTCGAGATCGGCCGGGTCTACTCCGGCTTCCGTGCGGTCGAACCGGTCTGGGCGCCCAACCCGGCCGGCTCCAGCCGGGTGGTCGGGACCGTCGAGGTCGGGACCGGTATCGCGCCCATCGACAGCTACCTTTCCTCCAGTCGGCACGCGCGTGCCGCGTTGTTGCTTCCCGCCGAACTGGCCGAGGAGAACATGTGGGCAGAAGTGCGCGACAAGCGCGACATCGCCCCTGTAGGTAGCGGCGAGTACTACCTTGACGGCCCGGCTGTCGACCACCCGGGATTGTCGGCTGCCCTCGGCCTGATCGATGCCACGCCGTCCGCACGTTGGCAGTTCGCGGCGAACGGGGCGCACTGGGTGGCCGTTTCGCGACCGGTTCCGGTCGTGGGACAGGATGACGGCAAGGCCGCCCGCGTGGTGGCGGTCGAGTCGATCACGAACCTGCACGCCACGATGGAATCGCGGCTGGTGACGCTGGCGACAGCCGTCATCGTCGCCATCGCCCTGACCACGCTCGCCTTGTGGCTGCTCTCCCGCTGGCAGCGTACGCGCTGGATGGTGGTGGTCGATCAGGCGGAGGCCGAGCGGGATGCCCTGTTCGAACTGAGCCCCCAGCCTCTCGAACTCACCGACATGCAGGGGCGCTCGCTGCTCACCAACGAGGCGTTCCGTCGCACCTTCGGGCCCAGAGATGCTGACGAGCCGCTGGGCTGGGAGAGCCGTGGCCTGACCGGCTTGCAGCTCGAGGCCTTCGAGCGCGCCATCGCCCACGGCGAACGCTGGAACGGCGCGCTCAAGCTGCCGGCCCTGCATGGCGGTGCCGGCTGGTTCCGGGTGCAGGTGGTGCCCATTCGAGACGAGTCGGGCGGTCCGGGCCGTCTGTGGTGGTTCTTCCAGGACGTCGATCGTGAACGTCGGGCCGCGGCGGTGGCGCAGGCCGAGCGCGATCGGCTCGACGCGTTCCTCGCCGCAAGCCCGGCAGTCATCTATACCTACCTTGCCGACATGCCGGATCGCCTCGAATACGTCAGTGCGAACATCGAGGAAATCCTGGGCTACACGCCGGATGCCTTGATCGATGGGCCGGACTGGTGGGAGCAGACCCTTCATCCCGCTGATCGCGACCGGGCGCTGGCCGAGGCGGATTTCTCGCAGTGGTCCAACGACAGCAAGCGCAGCCGTTATCGCCTGCTGCGTCCGGATGGCAGTGCCCTCTGGGTCACGGACCATGCCCGGCTGCTGCGCGACGAGTCGGGGCGTCCCGAGCGCGTGGTCGGCGCGTTGATCGATTCGCGCGAGACCGTGGCGCTCGAGGCGAAGGTGGCCGAAAGCGAGCGTCTGTATCGTTCGATCGTCGAGGGGGTCGAGGAGGCGATTTTCCTGGTCCGGGTCGAGCCGGACGGCGTTTTCCGCTACCTCGCCAGCAACCCGTCGCACGAGCGGGCCACCGGCCTGGCCCGTGAAACGCTGGCCGGCGCGACGCCCGAGGAAATGCTCTCGCCCGAGAACGCGCGCCACGTCGAGGCCCAGTATCGCCAGTGCCTCGAGGCCGGCCACGCGATTCGCTATCGGGAAACCCTTGACCTGCCTGCCGGCCGGACCGAGTGGCGAACCACGCTCACCCCGATCCGGGACGAAACCGGCCGCTTCAGCCTGATTGCTGGCGTGGCCGCCCGGATCGACCCGGACGACTGA
- the fba gene encoding class II fructose-bisphosphate aldolase (catalyzes the reversible aldol condensation of dihydroxyacetonephosphate and glyceraldehyde 3-phosphate in the Calvin cycle, glycolysis, and/or gluconeogenesis): protein MALISLRQLLDHAAENSYGMPAFNVNNMEQIHAIMQAADEVDSPVILQGSAGARKYAGEPFLRHLVEAATEMYPHIPIVMHQDHGSDPGVCLRAIQSGFSSVMMDGSLLPDMKTPSDYEYNVNVTAKVTEMAHAGGVSVEGELGCLGSLETGEMGEEDGHGAEGKLDMDMLLTDPEEAADFVKKTDCDALAIAIGTSHGAYKFTQKPTGQILRIDRVKEIHQRIPDTHLVMHGSSSVPEEWLEIINNYGGDMGQTYGVPVEEIVEGIKHGVRKVNIDTDLRMASTGAIRKHLEENKSNFDPRKFLKEATAGMQAICKARFEAFGSAGQASKIRPISLEEMYKRYESGSLKQKIR, encoded by the coding sequence ATGGCGCTCATTTCGCTTCGCCAGCTGCTGGACCATGCCGCTGAGAACAGCTACGGCATGCCGGCGTTCAACGTCAACAACATGGAGCAGATCCACGCGATCATGCAGGCTGCCGACGAAGTCGACAGCCCGGTGATCCTGCAGGGCTCCGCCGGTGCGCGTAAGTACGCGGGCGAGCCGTTCCTGCGTCACCTCGTCGAGGCGGCCACCGAGATGTACCCGCACATCCCGATCGTCATGCACCAGGACCACGGTTCTGATCCGGGTGTCTGCCTGCGCGCGATCCAGTCGGGCTTCTCCTCGGTCATGATGGACGGCTCGCTGCTGCCGGACATGAAGACCCCGTCCGACTACGAGTACAACGTCAACGTTACCGCCAAGGTGACCGAGATGGCGCACGCCGGCGGTGTTTCCGTCGAGGGTGAGCTGGGCTGCCTCGGCTCGCTGGAAACCGGCGAGATGGGCGAGGAAGACGGCCACGGCGCGGAAGGCAAGCTGGACATGGACATGCTGCTGACCGACCCGGAAGAAGCGGCCGACTTCGTCAAGAAGACCGACTGTGACGCCCTGGCGATCGCCATCGGCACCAGCCACGGCGCGTACAAGTTCACCCAGAAGCCGACCGGCCAGATCCTGCGCATCGACCGCGTCAAAGAGATCCACCAGCGGATCCCGGACACCCACCTGGTCATGCACGGTTCCTCCTCCGTTCCGGAAGAGTGGCTCGAGATCATCAACAACTACGGCGGCGACATGGGCCAGACCTACGGCGTGCCGGTTGAAGAGATCGTCGAGGGCATCAAGCACGGCGTTCGCAAGGTCAACATCGACACCGACCTGCGCATGGCGTCCACCGGTGCCATCCGCAAGCACCTCGAGGAAAACAAGTCGAACTTCGACCCGCGCAAATTCCTCAAGGAAGCCACTGCCGGCATGCAGGCGATCTGCAAGGCGCGCTTCGAGGCCTTCGGCTCTGCCGGTCAGGCGTCCAAGATCCGCCCGATCTCCCTGGAAGAGATGTACAAGCGCTACGAGTCGGGCAGCCTGAAGCAGAAGATCCGCTAA
- the pyk gene encoding pyruvate kinase, which translates to MHGSTDHLPAQRRTKIVATLGPASDDLATITELVRAGIDVVRMNFSHGSAADHQRRADMVREAAAAEGRYVAILGDLQGPKIRIDRFKDGKVELEKGQPFTLDADLDPEGGDETKVGITYKALVSDSRPGDILLLDDGRIVLKVDRVQGNQVQTTVTVGGALSNNKGINRQGGGLSAPAITEKDRADIKSAAQIGVDYIAVSFPRSGEDIHEARRLLQEAGCRAHIVSKIERAEAVDCIRDIIQASDAIMIARGDLGVEIGDAELPAVQKAFIQMAKELNRPVITATQMMETMIDNPIPTRAEVFDVANAVLDGTDAVMLSAETAAGKYPVRVVETMSRVCHRAEYQIEAKKSAPPLDVPFERIDQAIAYSAIYTANHLSVAAIVALSESGATPLWMSRVDTDIPIYTFTRAEETARRVSLYRGVQAVHFPVPSTDHAEVNRMILESLQQMERLDEGDLVIITKGDLMGQMGGTNAMKIVRVGDVISVD; encoded by the coding sequence ATGCACGGTTCCACTGATCATCTGCCGGCGCAGCGACGGACCAAGATCGTCGCGACGCTGGGCCCGGCCAGCGACGACCTGGCCACCATCACCGAGCTGGTCCGTGCGGGCATCGACGTCGTGCGGATGAACTTTTCGCACGGCAGCGCGGCCGACCATCAGCGTCGCGCCGACATGGTCCGTGAGGCGGCCGCCGCCGAAGGTCGCTATGTCGCGATCCTCGGTGACCTGCAGGGGCCGAAGATCCGCATCGACCGCTTCAAGGACGGTAAGGTGGAGCTCGAGAAGGGGCAGCCGTTCACCCTCGATGCCGACCTCGACCCCGAGGGCGGTGACGAGACCAAGGTCGGGATCACCTACAAGGCGCTGGTCTCCGACTCGCGTCCGGGTGACATCCTGCTGCTCGACGACGGCCGGATCGTCCTGAAGGTCGACCGCGTCCAGGGCAACCAGGTGCAGACCACGGTCACCGTGGGTGGTGCGTTGTCCAACAACAAGGGCATCAACCGCCAGGGCGGCGGCCTGTCTGCCCCGGCGATCACAGAAAAGGACCGTGCCGACATCAAGTCCGCGGCCCAGATCGGTGTTGATTACATCGCCGTGTCCTTCCCACGCTCGGGCGAGGATATCCACGAGGCCCGTCGCCTGCTCCAGGAAGCCGGCTGCCGTGCGCACATCGTCTCGAAGATCGAGCGTGCCGAGGCGGTCGACTGCATCCGTGACATCATCCAGGCGTCCGACGCGATCATGATCGCCCGCGGCGATCTGGGCGTGGAGATCGGCGACGCCGAGCTGCCCGCTGTGCAGAAGGCCTTCATCCAGATGGCCAAGGAGCTCAACCGTCCCGTCATCACCGCGACACAGATGATGGAGACCATGATCGACAACCCGATCCCGACTCGGGCCGAGGTGTTCGACGTGGCCAATGCGGTGCTCGACGGCACGGATGCGGTGATGCTCTCGGCGGAGACCGCGGCGGGCAAGTACCCGGTCCGCGTGGTGGAGACCATGTCGCGGGTCTGTCATCGGGCCGAGTACCAGATCGAGGCCAAGAAGAGCGCGCCGCCGCTGGACGTGCCCTTCGAGCGGATCGACCAGGCGATCGCCTACTCCGCCATCTACACGGCCAACCACCTGTCGGTCGCGGCGATCGTCGCCCTGTCCGAATCCGGTGCCACGCCGCTGTGGATGTCGCGCGTCGATACCGACATCCCGATCTACACCTTCACCCGTGCCGAAGAGACCGCGCGTCGCGTCAGTCTCTACCGCGGGGTGCAGGCGGTGCACTTCCCGGTTCCCTCGACCGACCATGCGGAGGTGAACCGCATGATCCTCGAGAGCCTGCAGCAGATGGAGCGGCTCGACGAGGGTGATCTGGTCATCATCACCAAGGGTGATCTGATGGGCCAGATGGGTGGCACCAACGCGATGAAGATCGTGCGTGTCGGCGACGTGATTTCCGTCGACTGA
- a CDS encoding phosphoglycerate kinase yields MANVIRMTDLDLAGKRVLIRADLNVPVKDGKVTSDARITASLSTIKAALDQGAKVMVTSHLGRPTEGEFSEGDSLAPVAKDLGDKLGRDVRLERDYLGKDVAVEAGEVVMLENVRFNKGEKKDDEALAKQYAALCDVFVMDAFGTAHRAQASTHGVAKFAPVACAGTLLTEELEALTKALANPARPMVAIVGGSKVSTKLTVLEALAAKVDQLIVGGGIANTFVKAAGHGVGKSLCEDDLVPTAKALMDKLKSNGASIPLPTDVVVGKQFDENEPAVLKRVEDVAEDDMIFDIGPESAEELAKVIENAGTVVWNGPVGVFEFDQFGDGTKRLSQAIADTKAFTLAGGGDTIAAIQKYDIYDKVSYISTAGGAFLEFLEGKTLPAVAMLEERAKG; encoded by the coding sequence ATGGCTAACGTCATCCGCATGACTGATCTCGATCTTGCCGGCAAGCGCGTGCTGATCCGCGCCGACCTGAACGTGCCGGTCAAGGACGGCAAGGTGACTTCCGACGCGCGTATCACCGCGTCGCTGTCGACCATCAAGGCCGCACTCGACCAGGGCGCCAAGGTCATGGTGACCTCGCACCTGGGTCGTCCGACCGAGGGTGAGTTTTCCGAGGGCGATTCGCTTGCGCCGGTCGCCAAGGACCTGGGCGACAAGCTCGGCCGCGACGTCCGCCTCGAGCGCGACTACCTCGGTAAGGACGTCGCCGTCGAGGCCGGCGAGGTCGTCATGCTGGAGAACGTGCGCTTCAACAAGGGCGAGAAGAAGGACGACGAGGCGCTGGCCAAGCAGTACGCCGCGCTCTGCGACGTCTTCGTCATGGATGCTTTCGGCACCGCGCACCGCGCCCAGGCTTCTACTCACGGCGTGGCCAAGTTCGCACCGGTCGCCTGTGCCGGCACGCTGCTGACCGAAGAGCTCGAGGCGCTCACCAAGGCGCTGGCCAACCCGGCCCGCCCGATGGTCGCCATCGTCGGCGGCTCCAAGGTTTCCACCAAGCTGACCGTGCTCGAGGCGCTGGCTGCCAAGGTCGACCAGCTGATCGTCGGTGGCGGCATTGCCAACACCTTCGTCAAGGCCGCCGGTCACGGTGTGGGCAAGTCGCTGTGCGAGGACGACCTCGTCCCGACCGCCAAGGCCCTGATGGACAAGCTCAAGAGCAACGGCGCGAGCATTCCGCTGCCGACCGACGTGGTCGTCGGCAAGCAGTTCGACGAGAACGAGCCGGCCGTGCTCAAGCGCGTCGAGGACGTCGCCGAGGACGACATGATCTTCGACATCGGTCCGGAGAGCGCCGAGGAGCTGGCGAAGGTAATCGAGAACGCCGGTACCGTCGTTTGGAACGGCCCGGTCGGCGTGTTCGAGTTCGACCAGTTCGGTGACGGCACTAAGCGCCTCTCCCAGGCGATCGCCGACACCAAGGCCTTCACCCTGGCCGGTGGCGGCGACACCATTGCGGCGATCCAGAAGTACGACATCTACGACAAAGTCAGCTACATCTCCACCGCCGGTGGTGCATTCCTGGAGTTCCTGGAAGGCAAGACCCTGCCGGCGGTCGCCATGCTGGAAGAGCGGGCGAAAGGCTGA
- the gap gene encoding type I glyceraldehyde-3-phosphate dehydrogenase: protein MAIRVGINGFGRIGRMVFRAAAQEFPELEIVGINDLLEPDYLAYMLKYDSVHGRFDGDVSVEGNNLVVNGKKIRLTAEKDPSQLKWDELDVDVVVESTGLFLTEETCQKHIDAGAKKVVQSAPSKDATPMFVYGVNHKDYDGQKIVSAASCTTNCLAPVAKVLNDKFGIKRGLMSTVHAATATQKTVDGPSQKDWRGGRGILENIIPSSTGAAKAVGKVLPALNGKLTGMAFRVPTSDVSVVDLTAELEKGASMDDIKAAMKEASEGELKGVMGYTEEPVVSTDFRGNPQPSVFDAKAGIALDDTFVKVVAWYDNEFGYTCNMLRVVQHVGK from the coding sequence ATGGCTATTCGTGTCGGTATCAACGGCTTCGGCCGCATCGGTCGCATGGTCTTCCGTGCCGCTGCTCAGGAATTCCCGGAGCTGGAAATCGTCGGCATCAACGACCTGCTGGAGCCGGACTACCTGGCGTACATGCTCAAGTACGACTCCGTTCACGGCCGTTTCGACGGTGACGTGTCGGTCGAAGGCAACAACCTGGTCGTCAACGGCAAGAAGATCCGTCTGACTGCCGAGAAGGACCCGTCCCAGCTGAAGTGGGACGAGCTGGACGTCGACGTCGTGGTCGAGTCCACCGGCCTGTTCCTCACTGAGGAAACCTGCCAGAAGCACATCGACGCTGGCGCCAAGAAGGTCGTTCAGTCCGCGCCGTCCAAGGACGCCACCCCGATGTTCGTCTACGGCGTGAACCACAAGGACTACGACGGTCAGAAGATCGTTTCCGCCGCGTCCTGCACCACCAACTGCCTGGCGCCGGTTGCCAAGGTCCTGAACGACAAGTTCGGCATCAAGCGCGGCCTGATGAGCACCGTTCACGCTGCCACTGCCACGCAGAAGACCGTTGACGGCCCGTCCCAGAAGGACTGGCGCGGCGGCCGCGGCATCCTGGAGAACATCATCCCGTCCTCCACCGGTGCGGCGAAGGCCGTTGGCAAGGTCCTGCCGGCCCTGAACGGCAAGCTGACCGGCATGGCGTTCCGTGTCCCGACTTCCGACGTTTCCGTGGTCGACCTGACCGCCGAGCTGGAGAAGGGTGCTTCGATGGACGACATCAAGGCCGCCATGAAGGAAGCCTCCGAGGGCGAGCTCAAGGGCGTCATGGGTTACACCGAGGAGCCGGTCGTTTCCACCGACTTCCGCGGCAACCCGCAGCCGTCCGTCTTTGATGCCAAGGCCGGCATCGCGCTGGACGACACCTTCGTCAAGGTCGTCGCCTGGTACGACAACGAGTTCGGTTACACCTGCAACATGCTGCGCGTCGTGCAGCACGTCGGCAAGTAA
- the tkt gene encoding transketolase, protein MSTRRELANAIRALSMDAVQKANSGHPGAPMGMADIAEVLWNDYMHHNPKNPEWPNRDRFVLSNGHGSMLIYSLLHLTGYELPMEELKNFRQLHSKTPGHPEYGYTPGVETTTGPLGQGITNAVGMAIAEKMLAGQFNKPGHKVVDHYTYCFLGDGCLMEGISHEACSLAGTLGLGKLVAFYDDNGISIDGHVEGWFTDDTPKRFEAYGWHVVSDVDGHDADAIDAAIREARSVNDKPTLICTKTVIGFGAPNLCGTHDCHGAALGDAEVKATRENIGWSHEPFVIPDEVYAGWDASEKGAKAEAEWNETFAAYEKAFPAEAAELKRRLNGELPADFSDKMDALIKEIDSKGESVASRKASQAVITGLADMLPELVGGSADLAPSNLTTWKGCTALTATESDANYIHYGVREFGMSAIMNGMVLHGGLLPYAGTFLMFSEYARNALRMAGLMKIGSIFVYTHDSIGLGEDGPTHQPVEQVGTLRLIPRMQTWRPCDAVETAVAWKRAIIRRDAPTSLVFSRQGLPHQERSAEQIANIEKGGYILKDCDGTPDLILIATGSEVGLAMDAAEKLSDKKVRVVSMPCVEAFAAQDDAYRESVLPSSVTKRMAIEAGVTQGWYKYVGCDGKVFGLDTFGESAPAGDLFEFFGFTADRVAEEARKLG, encoded by the coding sequence ATGTCGACACGTAGAGAGCTTGCCAACGCGATTCGCGCGTTGAGCATGGACGCCGTTCAGAAGGCGAATTCGGGTCACCCGGGCGCCCCCATGGGCATGGCGGACATCGCCGAGGTGCTGTGGAACGACTACATGCACCACAACCCGAAGAACCCGGAATGGCCGAACCGTGACCGCTTCGTTCTTTCTAACGGCCACGGCTCGATGCTGATCTACTCTCTGCTTCACCTGACTGGCTACGAGCTGCCGATGGAAGAGCTGAAGAACTTCCGTCAGCTGCACTCCAAGACCCCGGGTCACCCGGAGTACGGCTACACCCCGGGCGTCGAGACCACCACCGGTCCGCTCGGCCAGGGCATCACCAATGCCGTGGGCATGGCGATCGCCGAGAAGATGCTCGCCGGCCAGTTCAACAAGCCGGGCCACAAGGTCGTCGATCACTACACCTACTGCTTCCTGGGTGACGGCTGCCTGATGGAGGGCATCTCCCACGAGGCGTGCTCGCTGGCGGGCACCCTGGGCCTGGGCAAGCTGGTCGCCTTCTACGACGACAACGGCATCTCCATCGACGGTCATGTCGAGGGCTGGTTCACCGACGACACGCCCAAGCGTTTCGAAGCCTACGGCTGGCACGTGGTCAGCGATGTCGACGGCCATGACGCCGACGCCATCGACGCGGCCATCCGCGAGGCGCGTTCGGTCAACGACAAGCCGACCCTGATCTGCACCAAGACCGTCATCGGCTTCGGTGCGCCGAACCTCTGCGGTACCCACGACTGCCACGGCGCCGCCCTCGGCGATGCCGAAGTCAAGGCCACCCGCGAGAACATCGGCTGGAGCCACGAGCCGTTCGTCATCCCGGACGAGGTCTATGCCGGCTGGGACGCCTCCGAGAAGGGCGCCAAGGCCGAGGCCGAGTGGAACGAAACCTTCGCTGCATACGAGAAGGCCTTCCCGGCCGAAGCCGCCGAGCTCAAGCGTCGTCTGAACGGCGAGCTGCCGGCCGACTTCAGCGACAAGATGGACGCGCTGATCAAGGAGATCGACTCCAAGGGCGAGAGCGTCGCCTCGCGCAAGGCCTCCCAGGCCGTGATCACCGGTCTGGCCGACATGCTGCCGGAACTGGTCGGCGGCTCGGCGGATCTGGCGCCGTCCAACCTGACCACCTGGAAGGGCTGCACCGCGCTGACCGCCACCGAGTCGGATGCCAACTACATCCACTACGGCGTGCGCGAGTTCGGCATGAGCGCCATCATGAACGGCATGGTGCTGCACGGCGGCCTGCTGCCGTACGCCGGCACCTTCCTGATGTTCTCCGAGTACGCTCGCAACGCGCTGCGCATGGCGGGCCTGATGAAGATCGGCTCGATCTTCGTCTATACCCACGACTCCATCGGCCTGGGCGAAGACGGCCCGACTCACCAGCCGGTCGAGCAGGTCGGCACCTTGCGCCTGATTCCGCGCATGCAGACCTGGCGTCCCTGTGACGCGGTCGAGACCGCCGTGGCCTGGAAGCGCGCGATCATTCGTCGCGACGCGCCCACCTCGCTGGTCTTCTCCCGTCAGGGCCTGCCGCACCAGGAGCGTTCTGCCGAGCAGATCGCCAACATCGAGAAGGGTGGCTACATCCTGAAGGATTGCGACGGCACGCCGGACCTGATCCTGATCGCCACCGGCTCCGAAGTCGGCCTGGCGATGGACGCGGCCGAGAAGCTGTCCGACAAGAAGGTTCGTGTCGTCTCCATGCCGTGTGTCGAGGCCTTCGCCGCTCAGGACGACGCCTACCGCGAGTCCGTACTGCCGAGCAGCGTGACCAAGCGCATGGCCATCGAGGCCGGCGTCACGCAGGGCTGGTACAAGTACGTTGGCTGCGACGGCAAGGTGTTCGGCCTGGACACCTTCGGTGAGTCCGCCCCGGCTGGCGACCTGTTCGAGTTCTTCGGCTTCACCGCCGATCGCGTCGCCGAAGAAGCCCGCAAGCTGGGCTAA
- a CDS encoding thioredoxin family protein: protein MARTETPVCDFGRPAVDFSLPDTEGRIWRLADVRGEKGTLVMFICNHCPYVKAVLERIVRDARELKGLGVNTVAIMSNDPTDYPEDSPENMKRLAEALKFPFPYLLDESQAVAKAYGAVCTPDFFGYNGDLELQYRGRLDASRKEAEPDAPRELFEAMKQVAETGCGPEAQVPSMGCSIKWREG from the coding sequence ATGGCTCGCACGGAAACACCGGTCTGCGATTTCGGTCGGCCCGCCGTCGATTTCTCCCTGCCGGATACCGAAGGGCGCATCTGGCGGCTCGCGGATGTTCGCGGCGAAAAGGGCACGCTGGTGATGTTCATCTGCAACCACTGCCCCTACGTCAAGGCAGTGCTCGAGCGCATCGTCCGCGACGCGCGCGAGTTGAAGGGGCTGGGGGTGAACACCGTTGCCATTATGTCCAACGACCCGACCGACTACCCCGAGGACTCGCCGGAGAACATGAAGCGCCTCGCCGAGGCGCTCAAGTTCCCGTTCCCCTACCTGCTCGACGAGTCGCAGGCGGTGGCGAAGGCCTATGGGGCGGTCTGCACGCCGGACTTCTTCGGCTACAACGGCGATCTCGAGCTGCAGTATCGCGGCCGGCTCGATGCCTCGCGCAAAGAGGCCGAGCCGGACGCGCCGCGCGAGCTGTTCGAGGCAATGAAGCAGGTCGCCGAGACCGGTTGCGGTCCGGAGGCGCAGGTTCCCTCCATGGGCTGTTCGATCAAATGGCGCGAGGGGTGA